One Raphanus sativus cultivar WK10039 unplaced genomic scaffold, ASM80110v3 Scaffold4837, whole genome shotgun sequence DNA window includes the following coding sequences:
- the LOC130507576 gene encoding uncharacterized protein LOC130507576 — MMRDLAKDPNTRVHVDFTFMGEAYGPGSVKLSSYLGPLVREHVPVTLETWKKITEEVKTVLWKSVQARFEVDEEYQRVAVLKQMGALWRSSKSRLVTQINEAENNQQRMNLRPKNVPPVEWRKFVKLKTSQEFKVLSDSYKERRRKQIPHTCSRKGMVRLAEEMKNSSEDPSEVSRLKVWVKSRTRKDGTPINTNAAEKIQKAAEIATGAKQTGKNEDEDTLIQVLGPDNPGRMRAMGRNVSKTKLACFNVNHKSISEMQEKQLHLQKKVNELQSELAKVKNQREDNELGKLGC, encoded by the exons AGTTCATGTGGATTTCACTTTTATGGGAGAAGCATATGGTCCTGGTTCAGTGAAGTTGTCTTCATATTTAGGTCCCTTGGTAAGGGAACACGTCCCTGTTACATTAGAGACTTGGAAAAAAATCACTGAAGAAGTGAAGACAGTGCTCTGGAAATCAGTCCAG gcAAGGTTTGAAGTTGatgaggagtaccaaagagtTGCAGTTCTGAAGCAGATGGGAGCTTTATGGAGGTCATCCAAGTCACGACTAGTAACCCAAATCAATGAAGCTGAAAATAACCAACAAAGGATGAATCTCAGACCCAAGAATGTGCCTCCAGTTGAATGGCGTAAATTTGTGAAGCTAAAGACAAGCCAAGAATTCAAG GTTCTGAGTGATAGCTACAAGGAGAGGAGACGCAAACAGATTCCTCACACTTGTAGTCGAAAGGGAATGGTTCGACTAGCAGAAGAAATG AAAAATAGTTCTGAAGACCCATCTGAAGTGTCAAGACTTAAAGTCTGGGTGAAGTCACGTACAAGAAAAGATGGAACTCCTATAAACACTAATGCCGCTGAGAAGATT CAAAAGGCTGCTGAGATTGCTACCGGTGCTAAGCAGACTGGTAAAAACGAAGATGAAGACACACTCATCCAGGTTTTAGGACCTGATAATCCTGGTCGTATGAGAGCAATGGGGAGGAATGTCAGTAAGACAAAATTAGCTTGCTTCAATGTCAACCACAAGTCTATTTCTGAAATGCAAGAGAAGCAATTGCATCTCCAGAAAAAGGTTAACGAGTTACAGTCTGAACTTGCGAAAGTTAAAAACCAG AGAGAAGACAATGAGTTGGGAAAACTCGGCTGCTAG